The DNA segment CCTTGACAATTTCTTCCAGTGGTAAACTCGTTTTACTGCTCGGATCTCAAAAAACAGTCTTAAAAAACCACAAGCGTAGCGAATTAAATTGTAATgctttcaataattatttatgcaacgagtttctgtgtaaattgggcttttctaattgcccgagggacaattagaaaagccccaTTTtcccagaaacgagttgcatacaaaattttattctttgaaACGACGTCTCTGAAActtccaaatctttttaaaatggtttcgcatttgcttttgacagttttgacaaatttttcaagacctgtcagaaatgtgacgttgaatgtgttgtctagggcaacggttcgttatctgctgattttgctttagggcagttaagaggcagtttacaaaggagaaaatgagaatttatgacagttgaaaacaataaattaaattaataatcttTTTATTGTCACAGAAACGACTAATTGtgcaaaataattaggtactattgcgagcatggaatttcgggcagcaatttacctacatgtcattaaaaaaacccaatgtagtctaagctttattgtcacaAATGTCATAATAGTTAATTTTGAgggaacttcaaaataaactgtcacaattatgcacaattattttacattttagttattgatttccaaagtttaataaaaaagacggtttagttttcagaaaatcacatctaagcacttgcagtttttcagaattgacgaaggaaatttgcaaaatgataTGAGGCAATAgtagatattaaaatgaggttattaatacgtctagcacctaaagcctatttcacattttatatcagtcaaatttcaagtctgcccgaaattccgtgctcccagTAGTATTGTGCTGACCAggaatacaaaaaatataacaataagaataaaaatgttattccaaCTTAGTAATAAACCAGATTTTCTAAATATAgtaaacctaatttttttagatataCTGGTCATGGTGATATTTATATTCATTGCACACTAAAATAGACATGATGACATTGTCgtgtattaaaatttataagaGAAAGGAACTTAACTTTTCAATAGTACACTGTTACAAtgttgtttttgaatttttgttttgctttaaGATATATAtcttatttcttctttcaTCTTCATTAGAAACAATTTGATTATTCTTGGTAGTTTAGACTTTCGTAACTGTTAAAGTTACCAATGAAGATCTTCTATTTAAGTGTTACAAAGTCAAGGTCACCTAGATTTACAGCTACATCGACTGCATCGAGCATCGAggattatttgattttttgatcATTTGTTGTTACTCTAAAAACGTCCGCTTTTCGTCgagaaaatgataaaaccTTTGAAGACAACAAATAGCTTTTATTGCCTCAAGTATTTTTACATCGCacttattaatttataataataatacaacaCTTATTAACTTTATGGTTTTTAAACATTCTCTCtagcaaaaatatttccattttcTTCCCAAGttttaataatgtttatttttgtttttaacatgttttgcaacaacaaattatattCTGTATTAACACAACCGAATTAACACAAAACAACTAATAATCACCTAGTGACACAATGTTGACTAGTTATTTAGGTAATCAGAATGAGTCATACCTCGAAGGTTGCCGTAATCtataaaattaacattaattCCACTTGCAGCACACGAAAAAACTTACTTAGACAAACTTTATTCTATAGGAAATGattcaacaacaaaataaattaaaacacatcACTTCATCAAGAGGACGGCGACGAAAACTCCTACAAGGCTGAACCAGGTGAACTTCACGCTCGTGCCGGCGTTGCATCCGTCGGAATCGCAGATCTGACAGTCATAGTCCGTGGGGCAAGGTACTTGTCCGTTCTTGTCGGGAATGACACACTTTCTGATGGCTTTGGTCGTGTCGGATGCCCCTAAAGAGTAGAAAAATTAATCCAGGAGAAAGTACTGGTGCCCGGGGGTGGTACCTTTCTTGATCTGGCGGCTGCACCGCGAGGTTGTGGGGTTGCCGCACTTGATGAGGGTGGCATCGTCGACTTCACATTCGGTGGTTACAGTCTTGCAGGTGTAGCAGTCCAGTTGGTCGTCGGCCACTACAAAAACGGAAGAATTGCTTGAAAGTGCTATTTTGGGATGTGGGTCAGGAAACTAGAAACTAGGCCGTCCAGTTTGGAAATATATGGAAGATTGTACTCACAGGTTTGGCTGATTGCCAGACAGATTACTGCCAAAATTAGAACCAACTTCATTTTTGTCGTGTCAGTCGAGCGCCCACAAGAACCTTCTGTCTAGCACTCTTAACTGCGCTGTTGTGCGACCGAAATGTTTACTTCGTTCTATAATAATGGTAGGAGTCTTAGTGCCAGAAGGTCATGTGACCATATGGTCGGGTCTATTTCTTTCAACTGGCCCGCTTACAAAACGGAAACTCTCGTcggtttatttacatttataacgTTACAGAGCCGTACCGAGATCGTGTCTTTGGAATGCAGCGCGAAGGGAAGGGCATGATTTTAATTTGGGCGAGGCGTGATCGGAAGATTCCCGAGTCCGGTTCTGTAAAGTGTATTTGTCGATGATGTCATGTCCTTATTTTTAGAGCAAAGTTGATGTAATGTAGGCGatcaaaattattactttgaaGAAATGTAGGTGGGTCGGAGAACGCAACCAGCAATACGCGGGAGTGGTGAACAAAATAAGAGTATGTGGAGTATGTTCAGCAAGACTGCACGGTatggcaacattttttattcatggATTTAGCAATGGTGCTATGGCAGGCGTCGCTGCTTGGTTGaagattaaaaatattactgACTAGAGTTATCAGTGACTTCTTTCTagtcatattttacatatttgacCTAtgtctatacagggtgagtgAACTTCTCCTTTGAAGGTATCACCAGAGTGTTTGGGGGTTCTAAAACATCAAAGATCTATGGCTGAAGAAAAGCTTCATCAATTGCAGGAGGCAaactttgtaaattaaattaaactttcaaaaattttatttttattggccCATTTTTTTTCTCGGAAATTTAAGAACATTCGAGCGTTTCCTTTCCCCTTGTAAGATAGCAAATCTTCGATATCTCTCATTGTCAAATTGGTGAATTCATCGCTTCACGAGCGCCGGTCAGacataacctacaataataatttataattcttcctcTAGGGAACTCTACTTTTCATCATGAGCAGTATGTAGCAATCATACACTTTTCGGGACAGTTTGCTGCGATCTGCGTCAATTCTGGTGGTATGCATTTCGTTTTCAATGGCATCAGACATTCGCTAAATATTAAAACGTAAATAGCTAACGATTACAGCTTAcaactgtttactttttaacactgaacgGTAATCTTGcgttatttttgattttgacatctgacATCGATATCCATGCCTTGGACACGCCCACAACGGGCGACTCGTGATAGACCATAGTGgaaccggttaaatattgggtaataaattcgttatttcgcttttttagaggcttttctttaatagggataatttaattattaagtaTTTCGTGTAGTTGgtaaataaatcatggcaaatgcttcaaatgaccttacatttgactcggtcgagaCGCCTGTGGACACCtctactcctaggacttgaagtacttACTTCTACTCCGCTCGGAAAAAAATGCTACTAACCGTTTCTATGGAGgtacacaaaggcgcgattaTTCATTATATTACGCTTTGGAGCGATAATAAACACACATTAAGTAtatgtttaaaattgtttgGCGACGACAGCTTTGTTTATGTAGTTTCCAATAAAAtcggaattaaattttattatatgcAATGtgcaattttgttgaaatatttcTACTTATTT comes from the Tenebrio molitor chromosome 9, icTenMoli1.1, whole genome shotgun sequence genome and includes:
- the LOC138138505 gene encoding uncharacterized protein translates to MKLVLILAVICLAISQTLADDQLDCYTCKTVTTECEVDDATLIKCGNPTTSRCSRQIKKGASDTTKAIRKCVIPDKNGQVPCPTDYDCQICDSDGCNAGTSVKFTWFSLVGVFVAVLLMK